From the genome of Drosophila melanogaster chromosome 2L, one region includes:
- the RtcB gene encoding RtcB RNA ligase, with translation MVVRPYNDELRYLEKVSDHCWRIKKGFQPNMNVEGCFYVNSRLERLMLEELKNSCRPGAVGGFLPGVKQIANVAALPGIVGRSIGLPDIHSGYGFAIGNMAAFDMNDPLSVVSPGGVGFDINCGVRLLRTNLYEKDVQPVKEQLAQSLFDHIPVGVGSKGIIPMNARDLEEALEMGMDWSLREGYVWAEDKEHCEEYGRMLNADPAKVSMRAKKRGLPQLGTLGAGNHYAEIQVVDEIYDKWSASKMGIEEKGQVVVMIHSGSRGFGHQVATDALVQMEKAMKRDKIETNDRQLACARINSVEGQDYLKAMAAAANFAWVNRSSMTFLTRQAFAKMFNTTPDDLDMHVIYDVSHNIAKVENHMVDGKERKLLVHRKGSTRAFPPHHPLIPVDYQLTGQPVLVGGTMGTCSYVLTGTEQGMQETFGSTCHGAGRALSRAKSRRNLDYKDVLDKLDQLGIAIRVASPKLVMEEAPESYKDVTDVVDTCHAAGISKKCIKMRPIAVIKG, from the exons ATGGTGGTGCGTCCGTACAACGATGAGCTCCGGTACCTGGAGAAAGTGAGCGACCACTGCTGGCGCATCAAGAAGGGCTTCCAGCCAAATATGAATGTGGAGGGGTGTTTCTATGTGAACAGCCGGCTGGAGCGCCTGATGCTGGAGGAGCTGAAGAACTCCTGTCGCCCGGGCGCAGTGGGTGGCTTCCTGCCTGGCGTCAAGCAGATAGCCAATGTGGCCGCGTTGCCGGGCATCGTGGGCAGGTCCATTGGACTGCCCGACATTCATTCCGGCTACGGATTTGCCATCGGGAACATGGCTGCTTTCGACATGAACGATCCGCTGTCCGTTGTAAGTCCCGGCGGCGTGGGTTTCGACATCAACTGTGGCGTGCGTCTGCTGCGCACGAATCTGTACGAGAAGGATGTGCAGCCGGTGAAGGAGCAACTGGCGCAGTCCCTGTTCGATCACATACCCGTGGGTGTGGGCTCCAAGGGCATCATACCCATGAATGCCCGCGATCTGGAGGAGGCCCTCGAAATGGGCATGGACTGGTCGCTGCGCGAGGGATACGTGTGGGCGGAGGACAAGGAGCATTGCGAGGAGTACGGCCGCATGCTGAACGCCGATCCCGCCAAGGTGAGCATGCGGGCCAAGAAGCGAGGGCTGCCCCAGCTGGGCACTCTGGGTGCGGGCAATCACTACGCCGAGATCCAGGTGGTGGACGAAATCTACGACAAGTGGAGCGCCTCCAAGATGGGCATCGAGGAGAAGGGCCAGGTGGTGGTGATGATTCACTCGGGCAGTCGTGGCTTCGGCCACCAGGTCGCTACCGACGCCCTGGTCCAGATGGAGAAGGCCATGAAGCGGGACAAGATCGAGACCAATGACCGGCAGCTGGCCTGCGCCAGGATCAATTCGGTGGAGGGACAGGACTACTTGAAGGCCATGGCGGCGGCTGCGAACTTTGCCTGGGTGAATCGCAGCTCCATGACATTCCTCACCCGTCAAGCGTTTGCCAAGATGTTTAACACCACACCCGATGATCTCGACATGCACGTTATCTATGACGTTTCGCACAATATTGCCAAGGTGGAGAACCACATGGTGGACGGCAAGGAGCGGAAGCTGTTGGTTCACCGGAAGGGCTCCACGCGCGCCTTCCCGCCACACCATCCCCTGATCCCAGTGGACTATCAGCTTACCGGGCAGCCAGTCCTCGTCGGTGGAACCATGGGCACTTGCAGTTACGTGCTAACTGGAACGGAGCAGGGCATGCAGGAGACGTTCGGTAGCACTTGCCACGGAGCG GGTCGTGCACTATCTCGAGCCAAATCCCGGCGCAATCTGGACTACAAGGATGTGCTGGACAAGCTGGACCAGTTGGGCATCGCCATACGCGTGGCCTCGCCCAAACTGGTCATGGAGGAGGCACCCGAATCTTACAAGGACGTGACCGATGTGGTCGACACCTGTCACGCAGCTGGCATCAGCAAAAAGTGCATCAAGATGCGCCCAATTGCAGTTATCAAGGGCTAA
- the CG13085 gene encoding uncharacterized protein, isoform A, translated as MDLLQLNDDCLDIIFGYLSLEDLAPLYNEIPCFGGAIERQLHRFRDLRFSMREPPALHEDLLIKLGGQLNSLHINVGYSTKDQDVLRYLRPLCQGAAESRRIRALKLDHAKWSAEIVGTVGQVVPSLLFLDMRHCDVRDYQIAQLLQSADKLKALALLHIDNQTGDSYLQPQLLNRLPSLKLIHLTTLGSMGFNPENLTRLCPNLSFLVSDLIKGDFKIYGPPAYIQNYYKCYNEYFKTA; from the coding sequence ATGGACTTACTGCAACTGAACGACGATTGTTTGGATATTATATTTGGTTATTTGAGTTTGGAGGACCTAGCGCCGCTCTACAATGAAATTCCCTGTTTTGGAGGCGCCATCGAGAGACAGCTGCATCGATTCAGGGACTTGAGGTTCAGCATGAGAGAGCCGCCTGCTCTCCACGAAGATTTGCTCATTAAGTTGGGTGGCCAACTGAACAGCCTGCACATCAACGTGGGCTACTCCACCAAGGACCAGGACGTACTCCGGTACCTGAGGCCACTGTGCCAAGGGGCCGCCGAGAGCCGCAGGATTCGGGCTCTGAAGTTGGACCATGCCAAGTGGTCGGCGGAGATAGTGGGCACTGTGGGCCAGGTGGTTCCATCGCTGCTATTTCTGGACATGCGTCACTGCGATGTGCGAGACTACCAGATAGCACAGCTCTTGCAATCGGCAGATAAGCTAAAGGCACTCGCTCTACTCCACATTGACAATCAGACGGGTGATTCCTATCTGCAGCCGCAACTACTCAACAGATTGCCATCGCTGAAGCTCATTCACCTAACCACCTTGGGTTCCATGGGCTTTAACCCCGAAAACCTGACACGGCTGTGCCCGAACCTGAGCTTCCTCGTCAGTGACCTAATCAAGGGAGATTTTAAGATATATGGCCCGCCTGCCTACATACAGAACTACTACAAGTGCTATAATGAGTACTTCAAGACCGCCTGA